A DNA window from Ranitomeya imitator isolate aRanImi1 chromosome 2, aRanImi1.pri, whole genome shotgun sequence contains the following coding sequences:
- the LOC138665361 gene encoding oocyte zinc finger protein XlCOF29-like, with the protein MDKNHISEKILKLTLEIIYLLTGEDYSVVNKAGKHVSTIRGNPCQPEGLCKMVRPDMDSPPEVYEKNNEQKILDLTNKIIALLTGEVPMRCEDIIVCFSMEEWEYIEGHKDLYKDVIMENHPFLGSSDFPSSDNLSMKLNLHVQSPDVACEDHSLTLCKPKAKIGVFEDKQKVTLQSDHDKFTSLSTCTKYTQTEAADSEEGVLSEDTEVDVIYVPPQNTQLGSSSDAYTAYKGGNPKDSDICLLSEQIQNTPDGNRSVVEPCEDGILAVDNIYTPACVKSMDLTDQSTQWGNDVNLGHSTMSPHHTNPQYMSGCIIEVHSDCEEGIVTGTDVYTPTVHKSALYTSDKVKEIPISWGKDVIYTNVYTPVELTQADLSSIKKELVSWKDGSLELQNIYIPSKPMGEKAESTSYRVDTLQWNGSHANPHSSPSLHKVSPHIKTEEHFPDYYETAGQTQPSHTPVNPEDYNDDAIKKEMLNMSIDYESDHGRPEYTTSQMYSCSDCKKCFSSDTNLVKHRLMCRGRKPHVCSECGKCFASASYLVIHERIHTGEKPYSCSHCGKSFSRKPDLIRHERIHTGEKPFACPECGKCFTSVSNIFMHRRIHTGEKPFPCGECGKRFIKKSDLVRHQKIHSR; encoded by the exons GATTACTCAGTGGTTAACAAAGCCGGTAAGCATGTCAGTACCATCCGAGGCAATCCTTGTCAACCAGAGGGGTTGTGCAAAATGGTGAGGCCTGACATGGATTCTCCACCAGAGGTATATGAAAAGAACAATGAGCAGAAGATCCTGGATCTCACCAATAAGATCATTgcactgctgactggagag GTCCCTATGAGATGTGAAGATATCATTGTctgtttctccatggaggagtgggagtatatagaaggacacaaggatctgtacaaggacgtcatcatGGAGAATCACCCATTTCTTGGTTCCAGTG atTTTCCAAGCTCCGACAACTTGTCAATGAAGCTTAATTTACATGTACAATCCCCTGACGTTGCATGTGAGGATCATTCATTAACCTTATGTAAACCAAAGGCTAAAATCGGTGTTTTTGAAGACAAACAAAAGGTCACTCTCCAATCAGACCATGACAAATTCACTAGCCTGTCCACCTGTACGAAATACACACAGACCGAAGCTGCTGACAGTGAAGAAGGGGTACTATCTGAGGACACAGAAGTGGACGTTATTTATGTACCCCCACAAAATACTCAGCTGGGAAGTTCTTCTGATGCCTACACAGCATATAAAGGAGGAAATCCCAAAGACTCGGATATTTGCTTGCTCAGTGAGCAGATACAAAATACACCCGATGGGAACAGAAGTGTGGTGGAGCCTTGTGAAGATGGCATTCTTGCAGTTGACAATATTTACACGCCCGCATGTGTCAAATCTATGGATCTTACAGACCAGTCAACACAATGGGGAAACGATGTAAACTTAGGGCATTCCACAATGAGCCCACACCACACAAATCCCCAATATATGTCTGGTTGTATTATTGAGGTTCATTCTGATTGTGAAGAAGGAATTGTCACCGGCACAGATGTTTACACTCCCACAGTCCATAAATCAGCATTGTACACATCTGACAAGGTGAAGGAGATACCCATTTCATGGGGCAAGGATGTCATATACACCAACGTTTATACACCTGTAGAACTAACACAGGCAGATTTATCTAGTATAAAGAAAGAATTGGTTTCATGGAAAGATGGAAGTCTGGAGCTCCAGAATatttatataccttcaaaacctatGGGAGAAAAAGCAGAGTCCACTAGTTATAGAGTTGATACACTACAATGGAATGGAAGTCATGCTAACCCACATTCCTCACCTTCACTACATAAGGTATCTCCTCACATTAAGACTGAAGAGCATTTTCCAGACTACTATGAAACTGCAGGACAAACTCAACCTTCTCATACTCCTGTTAATCCAGAAGATTACAATGATGATGCCATTAAGAAGGAAATGTTAAATATGTCTATAGATTATGAAAGTGATCACGGCAGACCAGAATACACTACATCCCAAATGTATAGTTGCTCTGAttgtaaaaaatgtttttccaGTGACACAAATTTAGTCAAACACAGGCTGATGTGTAGAGGTAGAAAGCCCCATGTTTGTtccgaatgtggaaaatgtttcgcTAGCGCCTCCTATCTTGTGATACATGAGAGAATCCACACAGGTGAGAAACCATATTCTTGTTCTCACTGTGGAAAAAGCTTTAGTCGGAAACCAGATCTGATCCGTCACGAAAGGATACATACGGGGGAGAAGCCATTTGCCTGCccggaatgtggtaaatgttttaccaGCGTCTCCAATATATTTATGCATCGAAGAATTCATACAGGTGAAAAACCTTTTCCTTGTGGTGAATGCGGTAAACGGTTTATCAAAAAGTCTGACCTGGTTCGCCATCAAAAAATACACTCGAGATAG